One window of Anaerolineales bacterium genomic DNA carries:
- the tuf gene encoding elongation factor Tu (EF-Tu; promotes GTP-dependent binding of aminoacyl-tRNA to the A-site of ribosomes during protein biosynthesis; when the tRNA anticodon matches the mRNA codon, GTP hydrolysis results; the inactive EF-Tu-GDP leaves the ribosome and release of GDP is promoted by elongation factor Ts; many prokaryotes have two copies of the gene encoding EF-Tu), with amino-acid sequence VEMVMPGDDVKMTVELITPVALEKGSRFAIREGGLTVGAGAITEILE; translated from the coding sequence GGTAGAGATGGTGATGCCGGGGGACGACGTGAAGATGACGGTGGAGCTGATCACGCCGGTGGCGTTGGAGAAGGGGTCGCGGTTTGCGATCCGCGAAGGCGGCCTGACGGTCGGCGCCGGCGCCATCACCGAGATTCTGGAGTAG